The sequence below is a genomic window from Nicotiana tomentosiformis chromosome 6, ASM39032v3, whole genome shotgun sequence.
AACCTACTAGAAAAAGTTAACTTTCTTATGTACCAATAATCTCTTCTCCTTCACCCCCTAACCCCACCCCAATATAAccaaaaaaagaggaaaagaacATAAACATTATATAGAGAAAAAGTGACGAGAAAATCTTAACTTATTTTGTTTATCATTCTTCTTTTCATGATCAAGGTTCACAGTCCATCATAATTGTAAAAATAGCACTGGTGACACTTCATGCGTTTAAAGTTGCTTCAGATTAGCATTCGGTAAAAAAGAAGAGAAATGTAATTCGAAAGAAAATATTGGTCACTGTCCTAGGCACGTCCGAATATTAAGATTTAACAGACACCCAATAACTTAGAGAAACTAAAATATACTGAATGACGAGAAAGGGTCTTTTGAGGGTCTTCTGTTTTTTCTCCGACCTTCCTATTTTAAGTGACATAATGAAAATTAGAGGTGGATAAAATATTCTGAGTAGGTTATCATTATTGAGCTAGTTAGAGATATCTTTAAACATAATATTTCCTAGATCCAGAAAACGTAAGAAATATATGTCAtcgtaaatataaaaatattgtgCACTCCTCCCCTTCCCAGAACGTTGCCTGCGTGCTTTTCAAGAGTCAACAGTCTAATGTTCTGAAATGAGAAAATCTCAACTTTCCTGATCCATATAAAAAAGATGGACAATCAAACCACAGTATCTTTCATATAGTTTCtcaatttctaacttctgaaatgACGAATTTATCTTGTCCATTTTTAATTCCATAGCTGTCAAATTACTTGCAGAATTCAAGAAAATCATGGGAGGGAGTAAAGTTTACTATCTTCCATTAATCAGATTCCTCGCAGATATAATTTCTGACAGTAAGTCAATTTTTTCGGTATAATCTAGCTAGAGAGCATGTCACATAGATTTGCAGATGCCTTAATTTCCAACAAGAATCACGCTTCACTTGAATATATCAGGacttaaaagaaaagaaatgaaagtaaAGGTAAATGTGTACCAAAATGTAAAAAGTACCATAACCCATAAGTCCAAAACTATGCAGGAACTTGACAATACCTCAGGCAAGGTTCCATGATCCGATCCATCTATGATGGATTCCTGGGACTTGTTCAATCCTTCTATAATGGCTTCCTGGGACTTTTTCAGCACTCCTACAATAAGCAACGACTGTGGGAATCATATTTTTAGCAGAGTCTTGTAGATGCATCATAAAGCACTCGAACAAGCTGGTGATAATTTTTTGACAACCTTACCTTCTCTATCATAGAGGCAGATGCTTTTTATACCAATAGATGCAAGCCAATGCAATAATTCAAGAACTTTTGAAGTTTGGCGAGCTTCTTCGCTTTCAATCACAACAGCCAGGTATCGCACTTTACTAATGTTAATGGCATTGTAACTCTTTAGCAACCCGCTAGAAATGAGGGTATTCTCCACTTTACGAGCTATGCCCAATACAGAGTACCAAACATTGATGATCAAGTGTAGGATGAGCCAGACCAAATGAAGACCAAGGTTACCACACTGAAAAAGATGTCCAAAACCAAAAGTAAGctaatatatatacattttaagaaAAATGAATATTATGCTCCTCTAAACATAGAAAGAATCTTTAAACCTATGTTGCCTAGACTCTCCAAAATGATGGCGCACccatgtcggatcctccaaaaatacactattttggaggatccgacacgcacaCGGCGACATTTTCGAAGAGCCCTTGCAACATAGCTTTAGACTACAATCCCCTTAAAAGCTGATAGCCTAATCACTTAAGAGGCCAAGAGAGTGACTGAGGAAAGGGGCTACTACTTTATCAACCTTTGTTACTTAGAGAGCCGAGAAGCAAGATGATAACTTTTCATTCATAGCATTCTTCATTGCTTACGGGAAGAAACTGCAAACCATAGTTGGGCAATGTTGAGTCCTTAGCAAATGAATTAGATTCAGCCATAATATAGATGCAATTGATACATTTCATATTATCTCTTTCATGTTTACAGCTCAATCTCAACGAACTTGAATGAGCTACTTTGTAACACAAGGGATCGGTTTAGTGTGACCAAAGACACTCAAAAACTAAACTCAATCCAGTTGAAGCTCAAAGGTTTCAAACACCCCTTCATGGAACACTTGGCTTTTGGGGTttggttttggggggggggggggggggggggatcacTGATCGATAATGTAGGATCTTAACTCaactttttatgaccaaaaatcaAATCAATTTTTCACAATATAACTCATTCGTTGAGGGTTCGTAGGAAGTACTACATATTGTTGAAGGTATCCAAGTGAACTTTTAGTATGACTATCTCAACTTAACCTCCCTTTGAAATGTCTAGTACTATCAAGATTCTTCTACTTATAGTGAGCTATAATATCGCTAAGAAAAGAGACTCAACACAATTATTTGCCAAGAGATACTTTGAACCAATATCAGCGGGACAGGAACATTAACCAAAATTATGATGGCTTACCACAGATGTCCAGCTTAGAATCTTCTGCACCTCATTCCCTAAATCCATTGATCTGCAAATACTTCAAGAAAAAATAggtgaaaataaataaatagctCTAATTTTCCCCACAAACTAGTAATATTAGTAATTACCAACAATCACACATACAAGAAAAGCTAAAGCAAAACTTAGTACTATCTGACATTACATTAACCTAAACAAGAAAACACCATAACAAGATGCAAAGCATCAAACTTTAGCAACTTGGTAGTGAGAAGCTTAAAAAGAACCCAACTTTGATTTATTATTCCTTCCAATAAAATAAACCCGGATTAAGAAAACTTACAAATTAGTGAAAAGGGGGACTGAAATCCGAAAAAGTTTAACAGAAAGGAAAAAAGCAGTGAGCAGCATAACACTTTAAAGAAAAAGGGATCCAAAAAAGAGATGAAACAGTCACCAATGAAGACGAAaagtaaatttaaaaaattggagaaAGAAGAGAGATATTTTAGAGGGCAATGATAATACCTATATTTGGTCCTAAATTGAGGGAAGTAATGGGTGCATGATTTGATCTCAGTTCAGTTGTACACAGAGAAACAGAAATACGCTGTGTTGCAGTCACGGGAGCTTCGTCTGCCTCTCTCTAACTTGATGAAATTTGTACACGTGACGCAATCATCTAATTATTCAACCAATGCACACGCACTGCTTGTCAGTTGTCTCTCCCACTTCTTTTTGTTTTGTGGACTGAAGAAAAAACGTTCAAAATGTCCCTTAAATTGATCCCTCATCCCTAATAAGTAAATGTATAAGATGGTGAACAGCAATTTTAAGCCTGCtacttaaaaaatatttacaatttATATGTTTAACGATTAGGCAATTCACCTAACTTCATGACTAATTATTCTGAATTTTTTGTATTCTTAATTTTTGTGCTGCTAATTTAAAATTTATGACTAATTGTCTTGAATTTCTAAattactaatttaaaattcagaacATAAGAATCGAATTAGTGACACAATTTTTGAACTTTAGGATACGATTTTAAACTTTGCGGTTTAAACTTCAGGATATCGTGTGCTGAAATTTGAGCGAATTtactaatctttaaatatattctaaactataaatatattttaaagaaTATACTTAAAAGTAACCGTATGATATCATTTTCACAATATTATTAGTTCTTCATTCTCTTTTAACGGGGAGAGAATGAGCCTTTATGGTCATTTACAATAGTGGGATTAAGAAATGTCACTAATGAATTGGGCGCTagataattgtttttttttttcatttcatttgtatactttttaattatcttttgtTTTATAAAATATGGATAGTTAAAAGTTTTAGGGGTGACTTATTTATTTGCTTTAAATTTTGTTTTTACCGATAAATTTGGCATTgcagttatatatatttttgatcAAGTCACGCatagtttaattattttaatcTGAGGAAAAATAGATTTGATTTtactattataataataattttaatttgATCAAAAATTTCATGGCTTTACGTTATAGGAGTATTGTGTAAAGTTAAATTGTTCgaccaaaaaatatagatcttggttcaaccAATTAAATTTATATCAGTGAGGGTTAATCTTAGTTTACAATAATATCCCAAAGATGAAATTCTCGGAAGTGCAATAAACAATATGTAGATATACTTCAATAGCAACGACGACACACAATCAATATTTAAGAAGTCATAGGAAATAATGAAATATTAAATAGTGTTGAACAACAATAAATGACACTTATGTAAATAGAACGGATGAGTCACCCAAGAAAGGATAGAATCAGTGAatgttctttctgacaatgataaGTGATGGATGAGCCTTTTAATATCTAAGCTATTCTCGGATCCCGTGTAAAAGTGTGGACAAGAATCTTAGTGTAAATGTTGCTTTTGTATGCTTGCAATAAGATCCGATTCTCTCTTTTAAAGTTAAAGTGTATTTTacaaaatgaatatcacatgtcctCTATCattgtgtattttttttttttatagggaacatgtttctagaaaccctaatagtacaagtgcagagaatattcactagaatattctcctTCAGGTCCTATCTTAAAGCTAACGGTTATAACTCTATCAAGGGCATGCGACCTCAATATCGATTATTGACGACTCCTCGACTTCGATTTTTGCTAACTCTTCGACCACGACCTTCATTGTTGATTAGATCACTTTGACCCATGGCGACATGGAGATGCTTTACCAATATCATTTTGACTTATATtctagagatagattttgatCCATATATTTAGTCCCTCTGCTTATTGAGGTCGGCTTCGCGGACGGGTTCGATGAGCGAATCGTATTGTTGGTGGTCGAACTAATCAAGCAGACTACGTAGGTCGTAGTTGTTGTGGTGAGCAGGTAATGTGGCCCTCTGTGGGCTGCACATTTCAAATGCTTCGAATTTCCCGGGCGATTTATTGGAGTTAGGTTGTCCACGAGTTAGGATGACGTCATGATGTCATGCGTCATTATGACGCATATTCCCGATGTGTCGTTTTGTTTCGCATGTGACCTTTAATTAGACTTGTCGCTTCGGTTCCAATGCCAATCATGATGAGCCGTTTTCGGTTTCGGTGCCATGACCTTTATAAATAGAGGTCTTTGAACACAATTTTGGAGTTTTAAATCTTCTAACGCTTCAAAATCCCATACCTTTCTCTTGCTCTCTTTTTCTCCGAATTTCTCTTCTCTGTTTCAGCGACTTACATTGTTTTTCATTCCCTATTATTTGTTATTCTCCTTCCTTACGTTGAGTCATGTCTAACGTACCTTCTGAGGCTGGAGAGGGGAGTCATGTTGCTCCCTTGGCGGTGGTGTTCCCCTCCCATGGGGAAAGCATTCTTGCCACCGTTGAGGAGGAAACCTTTCCGTCGGTGGAGGAGATAATCCTACACAACCCTGATTCCAGATCCGATTTCACCAAATCACCAGAGGCCACCCCTGGAGCTTTTCAGTCAGTGATGACGGTGAAGGAATTAGCGGAGCTTAAGGCTAAATTCGGATTTTCCAATCATTTCGAGTTGATCCCGCCCGAGGGGGATACGATATAGGTCCACCGTCCTAGGTATAGCGCCCTCTACGCCTACCCCTTCCACGTCGGCTATTCTTTTCCCCTCCTTCCGCTGGTGGAATAATTCTATCATCACTATGGCATTTGTCCTGCTCAGCTCGCGTCGTATGTTTATAAAGCTATAAAGATGCTCACTAAGTTTCCTGAGCTGGCCGGGGTCTAACTGACATTGCGACACTTAATTCATCTATTCGCTCCCACCTTTTATAGGGGAACAATGTTGAACCTTTGCCACCGAGGGGTAAATGCTTGGTGGTGAAGTTGGACGACAAGTTCAGTCGTCAATTTTGGTTTAACTTCTTTTTTGTTAGAACCGAGGATGTTGTGGCCAATGTTAACAACTTTCCTGAGGCTTGAAAATATACTCGTAAATTCTTTGGTTTCTCCCCCGTGTTCGGTCCTGAATTTTGATTTCTCGCTTTCTTCTTTTGTATCCAAGACTTGGCCTCCTCCTTTGGATGCTCATATTTCTGACTGGGTCGAGCGGATCCTCTATCACATCGCAGGGATTTGTGAGTGACCATGTGTTTTCAAGAAATTCGGCCCTACTCTCCCTTTGACTGGTAATTTACTTTTTACCATCAGCTTCTTGATCTTTTTGCTCGTTTTTCTTCGTTGATTTTCCCTTTTCTTGTTTTTGTCTAGCTTCGGCCAGGGGGTCTACGAGGAAGTCGAGAGCTCCCGCGCCCTCATTACGAAAGAGGAAGGCTACTACGACCTCAATTTCTGCCTTTGTTTCGACCGCGACTGATCCTATCTTCGTTCCAGTTTCCTCTCTCATCACATCCGAATTTGTTCCTGCTTCGGTCGTGGATACTTCAGCTTCTTCTCAGGAAATAGGTTAGAaccacttaccaatgatttgggaaaGAAGGAGTCTTGTAAAAATCGCCTCTaagttttaggttttgaaaatttgaagaatgaaccaaaaatcccgtctaagtcatattttattcagctgcagatgtcgtatTTGCGAAGAATTCATCACAAATGCGAGAACCATCACACCTCtgatttcttcgcaaatgcgaagaatagttcgcaaatgcgaactctggctggatcgcaaatgcgaagaatccccctccccctcccagctcccatcgcaaatgcgaaacattgttcgcaattgcgaactctggCCTTCCCcgctactcttcgcaaatgcgatgagtagatcgcaaatgcgaactcaacaatggtcgcaaatgcgatgattgatctcgcaattgcgagatctgagGCCTGCAACAAAAACTGAAACACACTAGcaatgttctaagtccaaattcactccgtagcctatccgaaactcacccgagctctcggggctctaaaccaaatatgcacacaagtcctaaaacatcatacaaactcacttgcgtgatcaaatcaccaaaataacgcctagaactatgaatcggacaccaaatcaaagtaAATTTTCACGaaagctttaaaacttctattttcacaactggacgtccgaatcacgtcaaaccaactccgtttctcaccaaatttcacagaaaagtcataaatatggtgttggacctataccgggttctgggaccaaaatacggacccgatatctaaaaagtcaactatgggtcatacatttcaaattcattaagcctttagctTTCAAATTTTAACAAAGTCCGATAtttcgggctagggacttccgaattcgattccggtcatatgcccaagtcccaaatcacaatacggacccaccgagaccgttaAAATACGAattcggatccgtttgctcaaagagttgaccaaagtcaaatcaAATGGTTTTCAAagtaaaatttcatatttttcataatttttaacataaaagcttaccgaaaatcgaggagggtaaaaatgagatttttaagtctTTGGATCACAGAATTagattttaaaacataagattacCTATCGGgcctgtcatgccccaaacctgaagggacgtggccggcacccggtaccatactcggcccgagcgtaccactttgtaactatgaactctagaggaataaccctcaacctaggccaatgaggccatattctgaatcatctgaaaatatcgtctgtctcatctaaggggtaaacatacccaaaaactcatatagtgttatacaaactatacaaaacttatctacaagcctctagagatagttgaactgtatatAAATGTAAAGACTGACGAGGCCGCCGTGAACATCTACtattatacaaactatacaggacttgtctacaagcctctagagatagttgaattgtatcatggttgggacagggcctcgacctatccatcaaacttgtatatataaaacggactccaaggtctagacttggtaactccggggaagtggagcttaccaaccaagctgatatttggctctgtctactaggaaggtttatccagctgtctatcaggacctgcaggcatgaaatgcagcgtccccaataaagggacatcagtacaaataatgtactgagtatgtaaggcaacaaaataactgaaagctgaaactgaattgatgatataataacggaatgtaactgggagtaaaaaataatctaaagatatgcttacctgctgatactgacttaactctctccatatagtatgtaaaatagttgtccggctcTATAAGGCTctgtatgtgtaactgccctgccgtagtaggctcgctcataggcgctcggccatactaggctctgtatctcggccattctgggctcgctcataggcgctcgtccacagtaggctcggtatataacttaccatctgatcagaggttgcccaataggggcctgcccaccgattataggtcgatggtggtaaaaaatactgtaacactgtatatatatatacactctctgctctcttagctgaaataagacaatactaaactgaatatgaagtcccgataagggagaatactgtaacttctgagactaggataatgtgaataaattcaggaatacgaacttctctttatgcctcgttatcaaactcatgtagttacgggatcatgccaaaatgaagaaaggtttagccttaacataccttatcacaatctttccaatcaccaacttgaactcgcctcttctcaccttaatctacaacaacgataataatactatcattaagttacgaaaggtacaactaacgcacaacgaacgacaagcttattttgtattaaaacggacaacatttcccctataatccttacttcctccaaattcaagataacaccacaacaccaaaaacaacaataaaaacatatatacattagtttccaaTCTTATGtataccacacaatactacaaaacagcccaacacaccccaatctcttcatacacaaaacgaccaccgtagtagtgtcaacaacccaaaATTGTTATGATGAACGACCCGCCCAACATCCtgtatttatgtggtgtttctccacacccttcctcctccaaaactctcacaaaacagtagtaaaacacgctgcCCAATAGCACCACAAAATagtccataaaacagtccacaaaacagtccgctacaagtgaataattcaaactcacggcttccgatcaccgtcccgtgagttcttacaaatataaaacgacttactatgcatatacagcataaaaaatggatgaaagagagcagtaaacttaccttatttgttggataactcggctcctatcttggttcttcaaactctaggctttacctccaattagaacttgaaagggagagaaaatcaattggggtttgggggaaatttttgggaggagttttgcagagattaagtctggttatttttccctattataaacctaatatatgaaggggataagcctttaaaaagtcctctttgaatgacccgaactggcccatttttggacgacccgaagaggcccatttttggattttcgtttaagcaagtaggtgacagtctgtgcAGTCTTGGAAAAactcccatatctctctactccaatgtcgtattgacaaacgatttaatgcgttagaaaatagactcatagatctttaatttgatgggtggaacaccccataaatctacgtatattgggagaaaatgtcagttacattggacccaaagtttcagtaaaacttatgaacgtaacttgtgatgactttcatcgacttttgttccatcactcacttgacttcaaaatataacacacgactataatatgactaaaataaatcataacataacctccttatcatgttaaacaccctggtctcactccaaaagtacatgctataacattcccaatttgtcgattTTCGACTAAACATTatgtttttcaattcctttagcttttgaatcttccaaccatctttgtacttgttgttcatgatttcaatatttataacctccgaggtaatatgattaacttactttgtaaacttttcaaatatgatttcatttctgaccttacatcaattgacttacgatgactcgtacgtacgaaaatatgggttgtaacatcatttccccctttggaacattcgtcctcgaatgttgactggtgcacttatcagtcttataacctatagctcttataAATACTTTATTGCTGGCCTAtacatctaggcaactgttctattaTTAAATCCATAGGCCCGAGCATTCTCCCCTTTAGGCATCTTTCTGATACCACGACTTATGGTCTGAATCCTTCCAACCTCGTAATTATTGCGACCTTCTGTCTTGCAtcctgtacgactttgtccttgtatgtgtgcctatgcgactcttctattccttttcctccagcttttagccaatctctaggcctcactttgggaacatatatagaactattacaagttgttcctcccggtgtatataggtgtagtaaagttcttcgctcggtaatttgtcaaacttacgactgttgcgatatcttgtttcgtagccttgtaaatatatccttatgactttactatatctaggtaggtcatactacacTATCACACTTGCTTCAGTTTATTATtgccgaggtttgctacccaactccatgttacctctcgcttcttatcctatatgtataaatctaagtcctttagttcttcctcattactgttcatcttaaaaatgaaggcatgatatcatctcatactttggaacttttatctgcctattgttgattcaccttaatgtggatctataatctaccattgataacttgaaacctcttacgtaatacattgtccttaGGAATCACGTCTCATCAggaaacatctgaagttattttcttgatccatctagggacgatactatacttcaataactgtatttcatcgcatcccaacgtgattcatcttatgagggGTATTGTAATCTCATGCAATTCATGAGATCCCTTCTCTTTTaatcattaaccaatcaatggccttaacgttatcctcttatatatcacaattacaccattattctactaccagggcaatattttatctcttcaaattgctcatagtcttagactcctctgagttcattcaggctatactgagttttctttttataacttatggaaaccatcagctctcttgttttgatgggcttaattttgaggccttacctattctcgtcaacTTCTCAATAATCTTGTTGCTCTATTACACTTTAGCTTGCGAtctacacatatttatttatagtacttataaccttcctttaactttctagcaccatacatttccttatgttattcaggAACTTCAAGCGGGACATCAaattgtctctaactcttctttactctcttaactagacctctcggtacttggaaactataggctagaagatatgtccctgacaacaccactatcatttgtggGTACTGAATCATGGCGCTTCCAGCCCGctatctgatgtatggactattcacaaccttctacatttgagcatttcgtaccttcttaacctttaccttacttagcttttaatctcgcattatatcttctgtctctttaataacctcccttccacataggtagaattcacttccacttcttgaagctctactataaacttgcacctctagtgcgtacacaatccggtgggagcttcatacttactccttatgagactggtacttttttttttctagctttattgtagagccgttataaaatatggttgttgtactatctttcttgtacctctaatgttaagagtgattttgcaatgttcagactcctaattcacttacctgatgtaactcgttagtttcctcttctctcccagcctttaagtaggcttaagctatcttccgatctgttgcTCAGGGTATTATTACTTTCTCCTTTGGTGGACGCCatggaacatccataatataatcttctaacaattcaagcctttgtctgtgaggtggactcaattctttttGTTTTAACTTTATACCGGCGTCTCCTATAGCTgtaggaatgtcaacatatatgctgcatggataatactctgaaatgttaagtgcggtcataacataactaactctgggtcattgatttaataattcctttcgtgccttctcagttttctttaaaagtgcgcaattacttctcctggtcgttctgccacttattgcatgaatacttggcttatcctaGTGCCAACACCTATTggaatttcgtgcaactcatatgatctcaaatatttcttttgatttttacttcccgttcattagccacgataggtgccactttcttatggagtgtatacaatattgtagtgagactgttgttacaagatcatttcttctttaggtcactatgcttatgttgaagccttcttccttatttccttagctagtctttcgttgtagcacttagggaagaccctctgactcttgtagagctgggagctttttacatcgtatacccgacgaAAGATTTGATGCACTGACTcgccaataattatccttagttacttatctttgcgcccttatgctcgtagggttacttctgtactcaaatttttattatctcctcagtggcactctctcttttatttccataacacttatacggtaccttttacTGCCCAACTCCTATCAGAATATTCCTCAAGGATTACTATGTCGTATCTACGAGATCGAATTTCCTATGCTGGGTTTCACTTCATTTATCTTGCATGGTCTACTAATTTATCTaagacctcttgtctagccatgactaggctcttactgaattcctgaatgaacttctaactactcatcagtccatgctcatatttaccttctgggtaaccactcttgggttatgtcttctaccttaacttaacttttgcactggctcctaatgtatcaagtgttcattcgctcttatttatcaataacatttggtgtgggaacccttactgcctcccctcgtcgtcgtgcttgcataatgttctggactcgtatcatgtctataggatctgaataaatgcaatatcattcctttcaccatttactgcattcttcctttactattccatagttacatgaatcacttaactctgacttaataccatattacaccatcttcccccctttaggggagtattaacaagtaatgctatgaagacttacttataaatattttacctcttcatcttcgacgtcttttcacgtctttattgactcttacttgccttgcagtAACCTTTATGTATCAAGGATAATTGAATATCTTACACACGACGGTATCagatacctagtgtaactggaacacttagtcccttaagattaactgtgctcaaagttcttgctttagggaatcgtcttcctgagtgacctttaaaggttattcttctgttgtcgattgtattattgctggaatgcgatatttgaaattctcttgatgtcaactatcatcacctcatttgatccctaattgatgttcagtttatcttgttcactagcccatgctaatttctattactccgggggtctaaattATTTTGtcttggtaatcacgttggacgcaccaactcatttctcgaaatgagaatatgacttttggcctatacttttttattgtctcaagacctgtcacctcttatttttttttgttttttttattttttcacttgactatagactctgttatcatatcatatttt
It includes:
- the LOC104108563 gene encoding uncharacterized protein isoform X3; protein product: MDLGNEVQKILSWTSVCGNLGLHLVWLILHLIINVWYSVLGIARKVENTLISSGLLKSYNAINISKVRYLAVVIESEEARQTSKVLELLHWLASIGIKSICLYDREGVLKKSQEAIIEGLNKSQESIIDGSDHGTLPEHVDLEFVSFADSKPAVAKAANLLFVKHYASTKPGKPNITESDMSEALQAAGYEGREPDLLLVYGPVRCHMGFPAWRIRYTEIEHMGPLKSMKFGSLIKTIHKFTKVHQNYGQ
- the LOC104108563 gene encoding uncharacterized protein isoform X1, which translates into the protein MLLTAFFLSVKLFRISVPLFTNFICRSMDLGNEVQKILSWTSVCGNLGLHLVWLILHLIINVWYSVLGIARKVENTLISSGLLKSYNAINISKVRYLAVVIESEEARQTSKVLELLHWLASIGIKSICLYDREGVLKKSQEAIIEGLNKSQESIIDGSDHGTLPEHVDLEFVSFADSKPAVAKAANLLFVKHYASTKPGKPNITESDMSEALQAAGYEGREPDLLLVYGPVRCHMGFPAWRIRYTEIEHMGPLKSMKFGSLIKTIHKFTKVHQNYGQ
- the LOC104108563 gene encoding uncharacterized protein isoform X2; its protein translation is MLLTAFFLSVKLFRISVPLFTNLSMDLGNEVQKILSWTSVCGNLGLHLVWLILHLIINVWYSVLGIARKVENTLISSGLLKSYNAINISKVRYLAVVIESEEARQTSKVLELLHWLASIGIKSICLYDREGVLKKSQEAIIEGLNKSQESIIDGSDHGTLPEHVDLEFVSFADSKPAVAKAANLLFVKHYASTKPGKPNITESDMSEALQAAGYEGREPDLLLVYGPVRCHMGFPAWRIRYTEIEHMGPLKSMKFGSLIKTIHKFTKVHQNYGQ